In Phreatobacter stygius, a genomic segment contains:
- a CDS encoding NAD(P)/FAD-dependent oxidoreductase produces MTQRILIVGAGFAGMWSALGAARLLDSQGKADGAIEIALIAPEPVLHVRPRLHEAGPAGMTAPLAALFEAAGIRYIQGRVERLYPETSSVEAVDAGGGRFTVAYDRLVLAAGSRLHRPDLPGLHEFAHSIDQLHEASALDAHLTRLAELPDTPARNTVVVVGGGFTGIEIAAELPARLRAALGATTGINVIVVEQAADIGPDLGPGPRPAIVEALDALGIVRRVGTTVTAIDAEGLTTSTGDHIAARTVIWTAGLRASPLTSEIDGQKDHLGRLHVAADLRVPGHDTVFATGDVAFALTDDQGHHALMSCQHATTMGRIAGHNVAADLIGLPTRPYRQLRYVTCLDLGAWGAVFSEGWDRRVTLVGAEAKAIKRMINTQRIYPPAADRKVALAAADPG; encoded by the coding sequence ATGACGCAGAGAATTCTCATCGTGGGCGCTGGCTTTGCCGGCATGTGGTCGGCGCTGGGCGCGGCACGGCTGCTCGACAGTCAAGGCAAGGCCGACGGCGCGATCGAAATCGCCCTGATTGCGCCCGAGCCGGTCCTGCATGTCAGGCCGAGGCTGCACGAGGCCGGGCCGGCCGGCATGACCGCGCCGCTCGCGGCTCTCTTCGAAGCGGCCGGCATCCGCTACATCCAGGGCCGTGTCGAGCGCCTCTATCCGGAGACATCCAGCGTCGAGGCCGTCGATGCCGGGGGAGGCCGGTTCACGGTCGCCTACGACCGGCTCGTGCTCGCCGCCGGAAGCCGGCTGCATCGCCCGGATCTGCCGGGATTGCACGAATTCGCCCACAGCATCGATCAATTGCACGAGGCCAGCGCGCTGGATGCCCATCTCACCCGCCTGGCCGAATTGCCGGACACGCCGGCCCGCAACACCGTGGTGGTGGTCGGCGGCGGCTTCACCGGCATCGAAATCGCCGCCGAGCTTCCCGCGCGTCTGCGCGCGGCCTTGGGCGCCACCACCGGCATCAATGTCATCGTGGTCGAACAGGCCGCCGATATTGGCCCCGATCTCGGTCCGGGGCCGCGCCCGGCGATCGTCGAGGCGCTCGACGCTCTCGGCATCGTCAGGCGTGTCGGCACGACGGTGACCGCGATCGACGCTGAGGGCCTGACGACCTCGACCGGCGACCACATCGCCGCCCGGACGGTGATCTGGACGGCGGGGTTGCGGGCGAGCCCGCTGACCTCCGAGATCGACGGCCAAAAGGATCACCTCGGCCGCCTGCATGTCGCAGCCGATCTGCGCGTTCCCGGCCACGACACGGTTTTTGCGACCGGCGACGTCGCGTTCGCCCTGACCGACGACCAGGGCCACCACGCCCTGATGTCGTGCCAGCATGCAACCACCATGGGCCGGATCGCCGGGCACAATGTCGCGGCGGACCTGATCGGCCTGCCGACCAGGCCTTACCGGCAGCTGCGCTATGTCACCTGTCTCGATCTCGGCGCCTGGGGGGCGGTCTTTTCGGAAGGCTGGGATCGCCGGGTGACGCTGGTCGGCGCCGAGGCGAAGGCGATCAAGCGGATGATCAACACGCAGCGGATCTACCCGCCGGCCGCCGATCGGAAGGTGGCCCTGGCGGCGGCCGATCCCGGCTGA
- a CDS encoding GGDEF domain-containing protein: MTRKPGDLLVKSIACLRRKPGRSTDPGLGQSGLGQSGLGQSDHSLHRKLWIGTGIVTVCTIVLAMSLLVRSYDDFVTARRNLHDVSDYGQLLETANLLSAERGPTNGVLGEEASVDSASRQRLAQFRRASDAALAQLTGHARTPAASDHLHVPPAILDRVLQQLTRARAEVDRLGAMPLQDRRLAEIQHAIESMFAVVDLLQPAIGWKVQRLIERDASLAGPVLIGQMLGDLREYGGRIASQIMAPIAARQPLALANLIDFSRTRGRLLELWQLVGRQTNSAADPRLADVRHTAEQQFFGQGLTMLDDLVQEGRRSGDYSMTPAELTARFVPTLRPLEQLRRGFLDQTIEQVSADRDRALRTLAATAGLTTAILAILAGLIVSAQRFVFRPLLLARNMVIALAEDRDVTPSADPSRAREMNRLFDAIEVLRGKLRERAVLTGQLKLLAETDGLTGLLNRGALERIGETDAAYQGLGGDICLILMDIDHFKQVNDRHGHLVGDQVLTDVAGLVRSVLRPGDIVARFGGEEIAILVAGDDIDAAAGLAKRMRLALQQHDIVVASGGRLAVTASFGVARGRRGKQAWHHLIEAADAALYRAKSDGRNRVRCAPRSLAVVPQAIDAPLPEQPRPREIRR, from the coding sequence ATGACTCGAAAACCCGGCGATCTTCTTGTCAAATCGATCGCCTGCCTGAGGCGAAAGCCCGGTCGATCCACCGACCCCGGTCTTGGCCAATCCGGACTTGGCCAATCCGGTCTTGGCCAATCCGATCACAGCCTGCATCGCAAGCTCTGGATCGGCACCGGCATCGTGACGGTCTGCACGATCGTTCTGGCGATGAGCCTGCTGGTCCGGAGCTATGACGATTTCGTCACCGCACGCCGGAACCTGCACGACGTTTCGGACTATGGGCAGCTCCTGGAAACCGCCAACCTGCTCTCCGCCGAGCGCGGTCCGACCAATGGCGTGCTGGGAGAAGAAGCCTCCGTCGACAGCGCGTCGCGCCAGCGTCTCGCCCAGTTCCGCAGGGCCAGCGATGCCGCGCTCGCCCAGCTGACCGGCCACGCCAGAACGCCCGCGGCGTCGGACCATCTTCATGTCCCGCCGGCCATCCTGGACCGGGTGCTGCAGCAATTGACCCGCGCCCGCGCCGAGGTCGACCGGCTCGGCGCCATGCCGCTGCAGGATCGTCGCCTGGCCGAGATCCAGCATGCCATCGAGAGCATGTTCGCGGTGGTCGACCTGCTGCAGCCGGCCATAGGCTGGAAGGTCCAGCGGCTGATCGAACGCGACGCAAGCCTGGCCGGGCCGGTCCTCATCGGCCAGATGCTCGGCGATCTGCGTGAATATGGCGGCCGGATCGCGTCGCAGATCATGGCCCCGATCGCCGCGCGCCAGCCGCTGGCGCTCGCCAACCTGATCGACTTCAGCCGGACTCGCGGCCGCCTGCTCGAGCTTTGGCAATTGGTCGGCCGGCAGACCAATTCCGCCGCCGATCCGCGCCTCGCCGATGTCAGGCACACTGCCGAACAGCAGTTCTTCGGCCAGGGACTGACCATGCTCGACGATCTCGTCCAGGAAGGCCGCCGGTCCGGCGACTATTCGATGACACCGGCCGAACTGACCGCGCGTTTCGTGCCGACGCTACGGCCGCTCGAGCAGTTGCGCCGCGGTTTTCTCGACCAGACGATCGAACAGGTTTCGGCCGATCGCGACCGGGCGCTGCGCACCCTTGCGGCGACGGCCGGCCTGACCACGGCCATTCTGGCGATCCTGGCCGGCCTGATCGTCTCGGCGCAACGCTTCGTGTTCAGGCCGCTGCTGCTGGCCCGCAACATGGTGATCGCGCTGGCCGAGGATCGCGATGTCACCCCATCCGCCGATCCCTCGCGCGCCAGGGAAATGAACCGCCTGTTCGATGCGATCGAGGTGCTGCGCGGCAAGCTCAGGGAACGCGCGGTGCTGACCGGCCAATTGAAGCTGCTGGCCGAGACGGACGGCCTGACCGGCCTGTTGAACCGCGGCGCACTCGAACGGATCGGCGAGACCGACGCCGCCTATCAGGGGCTCGGCGGGGACATCTGCCTGATCCTCATGGACATCGACCATTTCAAGCAGGTCAACGACCGGCACGGCCATCTGGTCGGCGATCAGGTGCTCACCGATGTCGCCGGCCTGGTGCGGTCTGTGCTCAGGCCAGGCGATATCGTCGCCCGTTTCGGCGGCGAGGAGATCGCCATCCTGGTTGCGGGTGACGACATCGATGCCGCGGCCGGTCTGGCGAAGCGGATGCGGCTCGCGCTGCAGCAGCACGACATCGTGGTTGCGAGCGGCGGACGCCTGGCGGTGACGGCCAGTTTCGGCGTCGCCCGCGGCCGCCGCGGCAAGCAGGCCTGGCATCATCTGATCGAGGCTGCCGACGCCGCTCTCTATCGGGCCAAATCGGACGGGCGCAATCGCGTCCGCTGCGCGCCGCGGTCGTTGGCGGTCGTCCCGCAGGCGATCGACGCGCCGCTGCCGGAACAGCCGCGCCCCCGCGAGATCAGGCGCTGA
- a CDS encoding acyl-CoA dehydrogenase, whose product MILRSIRMNVLSRPIFNWAKRAMPPISETERDAIEAGTVWWDGELFTGNPDWQQLVAMAPARLTDEEQAFMDGPVRELCGMVDDWTITWHDRDLPPEVWRYMREQRFFGMIIPKRYGGLGFSNTMHSEVVRTVSSASVVAGVTVMVPNSLGPGELLVHFGTDEQRDYWLPRLAEGAEIPCFGLTSADAGSDAAAMTDIGIVEHGQHEGREVLGIRLNFHKRYITLGPVATVMGLAFKLQDPNNLLGRGNDLGITVALLPTATPGVHHGERHIPQMTHFQNGPLHGEDVFIPLSWVLGGEKQIGEGWKMLMTALAAGRGISLPSQSAAGAAMCARATGAYARVRSQFHVPIGQFEGIRLHLADLAANAYQLDAARRLTVAALDQGHKPSVISAIMKYHATERMRRSVEKAMDIHGGKAIIDGPKNYLGGLYRSVPIGITVEGANILTRNLMIFGQGAIRSHPFMLKEMLALSEPDKAKGLDQFDRSFWGHAGHAVTNTFRALGRGWSGGRFAPAPAGVGLAHHWRMLSRHAAAFALVSDLALLTLGGALKRKEMLSARLGDILSELYLLGAVLKRYEDEGRIAEDQPIVDYIMAQGAGRLALAFEGVLANLPARWAAHLVGFIAFPLGVPRREPSDDLANQVAEVLLKPSAQRDRLTPGLYWGEGRADHPLADLEHAFQLVVAAEPIDRKLREAKIRDAAEARRQGVIDDGEFDQLARLKQAVDRVVAVDAFPMDDVAPLAAQHDHAKAEGAKAFAAGGREAAE is encoded by the coding sequence ATGATCCTGCGCTCGATCCGAATGAACGTCCTGTCCCGGCCCATCTTCAACTGGGCCAAGCGCGCCATGCCGCCGATCTCGGAGACCGAACGGGACGCCATCGAAGCCGGCACGGTCTGGTGGGACGGCGAGCTGTTCACCGGCAATCCCGACTGGCAGCAGCTTGTTGCCATGGCGCCGGCGCGGCTGACCGACGAAGAGCAGGCTTTCATGGACGGCCCGGTCCGCGAACTCTGCGGGATGGTCGATGACTGGACCATCACCTGGCACGACCGCGATCTGCCGCCCGAGGTCTGGCGCTACATGCGCGAGCAGCGCTTCTTCGGCATGATCATCCCGAAACGTTACGGCGGCCTGGGTTTTTCCAACACCATGCATTCGGAGGTGGTGCGCACGGTGTCGTCGGCAAGCGTGGTCGCCGGCGTCACGGTCATGGTGCCGAACTCGCTCGGGCCGGGCGAATTGCTCGTGCATTTCGGCACCGACGAGCAGCGCGACTATTGGCTGCCACGCCTCGCCGAAGGTGCGGAAATTCCCTGCTTCGGCCTGACCTCGGCGGATGCCGGTTCGGACGCCGCGGCCATGACCGATATCGGCATCGTCGAGCACGGCCAGCACGAGGGCCGGGAGGTGCTCGGCATCCGGCTGAATTTCCACAAGCGCTATATCACGCTTGGCCCGGTCGCCACCGTCATGGGGCTTGCCTTCAAGCTGCAGGATCCGAACAACCTCCTTGGTCGCGGCAATGATCTCGGCATCACCGTGGCGCTGCTGCCGACCGCGACGCCGGGCGTCCACCATGGCGAGCGGCACATTCCGCAAATGACCCATTTCCAGAACGGCCCGCTGCACGGCGAGGACGTTTTCATCCCCTTGTCCTGGGTTCTCGGCGGCGAGAAGCAGATCGGCGAGGGCTGGAAGATGCTGATGACGGCGCTGGCCGCCGGCCGCGGCATTTCACTGCCGTCCCAGTCGGCCGCGGGCGCGGCGATGTGCGCGCGGGCGACCGGCGCCTATGCCCGGGTGCGCAGCCAGTTCCACGTGCCGATCGGCCAGTTCGAGGGCATCCGGCTGCACCTGGCCGACCTTGCCGCCAATGCCTATCAGCTCGACGCGGCGCGCCGGCTGACGGTCGCAGCACTCGACCAGGGCCACAAGCCCTCGGTCATCTCGGCGATCATGAAATATCATGCCACCGAACGCATGCGGCGATCGGTCGAAAAGGCCATGGATATCCATGGCGGCAAGGCGATCATCGATGGCCCGAAAAACTATCTCGGCGGTCTCTATCGCTCGGTGCCCATCGGCATCACGGTCGAGGGCGCCAATATTCTCACCCGCAATCTGATGATTTTCGGCCAGGGGGCGATCCGTTCGCATCCCTTCATGCTGAAGGAAATGCTGGCGCTGTCGGAGCCCGACAAGGCCAAGGGCCTGGATCAGTTCGACCGCAGTTTCTGGGGCCATGCCGGCCACGCCGTCACGAACACGTTCCGGGCCTTGGGCCGTGGCTGGTCGGGCGGTCGTTTCGCGCCGGCGCCCGCCGGCGTCGGGCTCGCGCATCATTGGCGGATGCTGTCGCGCCATGCGGCGGCCTTCGCGCTGGTCTCGGACCTGGCGCTGCTGACGCTGGGCGGCGCCCTGAAGCGCAAGGAAATGCTGTCGGCGCGGCTCGGCGACATCCTCTCGGAGCTCTACCTGCTCGGCGCCGTGCTGAAGCGTTACGAGGACGAGGGACGGATCGCCGAGGATCAGCCGATCGTCGACTACATCATGGCGCAGGGCGCCGGCCGGCTCGCGCTGGCCTTCGAAGGCGTTTTGGCCAATCTGCCGGCGCGCTGGGCTGCCCATCTCGTCGGTTTCATCGCCTTTCCCCTTGGCGTACCGCGCCGCGAACCGTCGGATGACCTCGCCAACCAGGTCGCCGAGGTCCTGCTGAAACCCTCGGCGCAACGCGACCGCCTGACGCCTGGTCTCTATTGGGGCGAGGGACGGGCGGATCACCCGCTCGCCGATCTGGAGCACGCCTTCCAGCTCGTCGTGGCGGCCGAACCGATCGACCGGAAGCTGCGCGAGGCGAAAATCCGCGATGCCGCGGAGGCGCGCCGCCAGGGCGTCATCGACGATGGCGAGTTCGATCAGCTCGCCCGGCTGAAACAGGCGGTCGATCGGGTGGTTGCGGTCGACGCATTTCCCATGGACGATGTCGCGCCACTTGCAGCGCAGCACGATCATGCCAAGGCCGAGGGGGCCAAGGCCTTCGCGGCGGGTGGGCGCGAGGCTGCGGAATGA
- a CDS encoding RrF2 family transcriptional regulator — translation MAHITTGVEYGLHSLLYLVGSDDEEAPPLSTRDLAELQGVPAEYVAKLFTKLQKAGLVAATEGARGGFRLARGAGAISVLDVITAIDGDKSLFECRDIRGRCAVFGGKPKTWATRGVCSIHAIMLEAEARMRAVLAERTLADIAASVTAKTPPEFAEAVTKWLADRAPPRRRGRPASP, via the coding sequence ATGGCGCACATTACGACGGGGGTCGAATACGGCCTGCACAGCCTGCTTTACCTGGTCGGCAGCGACGATGAAGAGGCGCCGCCGCTGAGCACCCGCGACCTCGCGGAACTGCAGGGCGTGCCGGCCGAATATGTCGCCAAGCTGTTCACCAAGCTGCAGAAGGCCGGCCTGGTGGCCGCGACCGAGGGCGCGCGCGGCGGGTTCCGGCTTGCCCGGGGCGCCGGCGCGATCAGCGTGCTGGATGTCATCACGGCGATCGACGGCGACAAGTCGCTGTTCGAATGCCGCGATATCCGCGGCCGCTGCGCGGTGTTTGGCGGCAAGCCGAAGACCTGGGCGACGCGTGGCGTCTGCTCGATCCACGCCATCATGCTGGAGGCCGAGGCGCGCATGCGCGCCGTGCTTGCCGAGCGCACGCTGGCCGATATCGCGGCGAGCGTCACCGCCAAGACACCGCCTGAATTCGCCGAAGCGGTGACGAAATGGCTGGCCGACCGGGCGCCGCCGCGCCGCCGCGGCCGCCCGGCATCACCGTGA